One window from the genome of Clarias gariepinus isolate MV-2021 ecotype Netherlands chromosome 15, CGAR_prim_01v2, whole genome shotgun sequence encodes:
- the rasl12 gene encoding ras-like protein family member 12 produces MSIMFGKARTCNIVPEHEPAECNIVVLGAVGSGKSALTVKFLTKRFISEYDPNLEDTYSSEEMVDQQPVLVKVMDTADQDGPVNCERYLAWASAFLIVYSIDNRLSFEVCQQYIEAVTLYTKGLQPEAPIILVGNKVDMERYRQVDKADGATLAARFGCLFFEVSACLDFVSVQNVFHEAVREVRREAERSLSLRSLYISEDKAAISLASASLLTPCFKELPTPATAKLVTVKSSKAQIKRRAPTLTLLKGFKIF; encoded by the exons ATGTCTATCATGTTTGGGAAAGCAAGAACATGCAACATTGTTCCTGAACATGAACCTGCGGAGTGCAATATTGTGGTCTTGGGAGCAGTGGGCTCAGGCAAATCAG CTCTCACTGTGAAGTTCCTCACGAAGCGTTTTATTAGTGAATACGACCCGAACCTCG AGGATACTTATTCTTCAGAGGAAATGGTGGACCAGCAACCAGTTCTGGTCAAAGTGATGGACACAGCAGACCAG GATGGACCAGTAAACTGTGAACGCTACTTAGCCTGGGCCAGTGCATTTCTCATCGTCTACAGCATCGACAACAGACTCAGTTTCGAAGTGTGTCAGCAGTACATAGAGGCTGTGACACTGTACACCAAAGGCCTGCAGCCTGAGGCTCCCATCATTTTAGTGGGCAACAAAGTGGACATGGAGAGATACAG ACAAGTGGACAAGGCGGATGGTGCGACCCTAGCTGCCCGTTTCGGCTGTCTGTTTTTTGAGGTGTCTGCTTGCCTGGACTTTGTGTCTGTACAAAACGTCTTTCATGAAGCAGTCCGGGAGGTGAGGCGTGAGGCAGAGAGGAGTCTTTCACTCCGGTCTCTTTACATCAGTGAGGACAAAGCAGCAATCAGCCTTGCCTCTGCCTCGCTCCTGACACCATGCTTCAAGGAGCTGCCCACTCCGGCTACAGCCAAGCTGGTGACTGTGAAGTCTTCAAAGGCCCAGATTAAGCGCAGAGCACCCACCCTCACCCTCCTTAAAGGCTTCAAGATCTTTTGA
- the ubap1lb gene encoding uncharacterized protein ubap1lb, with product MSWLDEVPIKILLGSLGKSKKEVELVTAPEIIVPDYLKILQETEYTFSLENWVLTGMQGGYAVPSAHHPSVTPKAATCPPYWMLFSSPQQSRLAGRWSSDFWEPNPLRRSRSLNAAQFHVMNDTVKFTISDSDEDESADNEEASFIRPKWNSSGLKRQEQDVNLPSQMHSSILQCSFPSLKAREEKLWKIQNDGDSFYELASPSLNSSVPLAPTRPLGSHATVHDSSVELLSALSPEERKLLQAVTQHGYSLRTAIVALQKTGHRSPEQILSYLVACDHLCELGYDKTQVEEALEMFQNCEKQAEEFLRLLTQFHEMGFQQNAIKEVLLMHGNHRDHALEELIMQVS from the exons ATGTCTTGGCTGGATGAAGTGCCCATCAAAATCCTTTTGGGCTCCCTTGGAAAGAGCAAAAAGGAGGTGGAACTTGTCACAGCTCCAGAAATCATTGTGCCAGACTATCTAAAGATCCTCCAGGAAACAGAG TACACCTTCAGTCTGGAGAATTGGGTTCTGACGGGTATGCAGGGTGGCTACGCTGTGCCGAGTGCACATCACCCCAGTGTAACCCCGAAAGCAGCAACTTGTCCTCCTTACTGGATGCTGTTCAGCAGTCCTCAGCAGAGCAGGCTGGCTGGCCGCTGGAGCAGTGACTTCTGGGAACCCAATCCTCTGCGACGCAGCCGCAGTCTTAATGCGGCTCAATTCCACGTTATGAATGACACGGTCAAATTCACCATTTCTGATTCAGACGAGGACGAATCTGCTGATAATGAGGAGGCTTCCTTCATTAGACCAAAATGGAACAGTTCAGGGTTAAAAAGACAAGAGCAAGATGTGAACCTACCTTCACAGATGCACTCTAGTATCTTACAGTGCTCTTTTCCAAGTTTAAAAGCACGAGAAGAGAAATTATGGAAAATACAGAACGATGGTGACTCATTTTATGAGCTTGCA TCTCCAAGCCTGAACTCTAGTGTGCCCCTGGCCCCCACACGGCCCCTCGGTTCCCATGCGACAGTTCATGACTCGTCTGTGGAACTGCTCTCAGCTCTCAGCCCTGAAGAACGAAAGCTTTTACAGGCTGTGACGCAGCATGGCTACTCATTACGGACAGCCATCGTCGCCCTGCAGAAAACGGGCCATCGGAGCCCAGAGCAG ATCCTGAGTTACCTGGTGGCATGCGACCACCTGTGTGAACTTGGTTATGATAAAACTCAAGTAGAGGAAGCACTCGAAATGTTTCAAAACTGCGAGAAACAG gctgagGAGTTTCTTCGCCTCCTTACACAGTTTCATGAGATGGGCTTTCAGCAGAATGCCATCAAAGAAGTCCTGCTAATGCACGGGAACCACCGTGACCATGCCCTGGAGGAGCTCATAATGCAGGTCTCCTGA
- the si:cabz01068815.1 gene encoding solute carrier family 51 subunit beta, with translation MLWVWIALCFIWQGTSSFMIHNDVESLCLEDSLENAGVQLTRCSLDSELQQWIWTERMFLMNVHTQRCLSALHSNPIQTLNCDGEDHLQWQCMNHRLISLSHSLELSVHSGSLALNNKGKGNRWKSLDQGDICQEKLRSRRDSEIEVHPTVPEKEREYLRWFYRTEDSTSWKFAMLTLSVVALLLGCMLCVMGMMGNKHRKEIAKYKAASPATVKVELEDLQDFTEIKEDKKSYTGQTLDGQLDSKAPLVGASETDALKSGDIMVTWKDGNVSTLYSDSQEEGKEDK, from the exons GAACAAGCAGCTTCATGATCCACAACGATGTAGAAAGCCTGTGCCTTGAGGACTCGCTTGAAAATGCTGGAGTTCAGTTAACGAGATGCAGTTTGGACTCAGAGCTCCAGCAATGGATCTGGACAGAGCGAATGTTCCTTAtgaatgtacacacacaaaggtgCCTGTCTGCTCTCCACAGTAACCCAATCCAGACACTTAACTGTGATGGTGAAGATCATCTGCAGTGGCAGTGTATGAACCACAGGCTCATCAGCCTGAGTCATTCTCTGGAGCTAAGTGTGCACAGCGGAAGCCTGGCTCTAAACAATAAAGGAAAAGGCAACAGGTGGAAGTCTCTGGATCAAGGGGACATCTGTCAGGAGAAGCTGA GATCCAGAAGGGATAGTGAGATAGAGGTGCATCCAACCGtgccagagaaagagagagagtatcTCAGGTGGTTTTACCGCACTGAAGACT CAACATCTTGGAAATTTGCCATGCTGACCTTGTCTGTCGTGGCCCTGCTTTTGGGCTGTATGCTCTGTGTCATGGGAATGATGGGTAACAA acaTCGAAAAGAAATAGCCAAGTACAAGGCTGCGTCTCCTGCCACTGTCAAAGTGGAACTAGAGGATCTTCAAGACTTTACTGAGATCAAGGAGGACAAAAAGTCCTACACCGGCCAAACACTAGATGGCCAACTAGACAGCAAAGCACCACTGGTTGGAGCTAGTGAGACTGATGCGTTGAAGTCTGGTGATATTATGGTCacatggaaagatggaaatgtcTCCACACTCTACTCTGATTCTCAAGAGGAGGGTAAGGAGGACAAGTGA
- the clpxa gene encoding caseinolytic mitochondrial matrix peptidase chaperone subunit Xa isoform X1: MSCACTSAARLLINSTHKGFSSSRVQLLSLSRTATHELRLSRSVPVRPFSESSVYYASKDGMKDGDGGKKSVSEGSGKRSGSGNSGKGGSQLRCPKCGDPCTHVETFVSSTRFVKCEKCHHFFVVLSETDTKKSLNKDPESAAEAVKLAFQQKPPPPPKKIYAYLDKYVVGQAHAKKVLSVAVYNHYKRIYNNMPGGTRQHQAEVEKQASLTPRELELRRREDEYRFTKLLQIAGISPHGNALGASMQQQVNQQAPQERRGGDVLDSPHTDIKLEKSNIVLLGPTGSGKTLLAQTLAKCLDVPFAICDCTTLTQAGYVGEDIESVIAKLLQDANYVIEKAQQGIVFLDEVDKIGSVPGIHQLRDVGGEGVQQGLLKLLEGTIVNVPEKNTRKLRGETVQVDTTNILFVASGAFNGLDRIISRRKNEKYLGFGAPSSLGKGRRAAAAADVAHMTGGEVDAVAEIEEKDRLLKHVEARDLIEFGMIPEFVGRLPVVVPLHSLDEDTLVRILTEPRNAVVPQYQALFGMDKCDLSVTPNALRAISRMALERKTGARGLRSIMEKLLLDPMFEVPHSDIVAVEINEDVVMGKTSPQYVRAPTKETPEEEYDSGIEEENWTRLQVDAAKN; encoded by the exons ATGTCCTGTGCATGCACTTCGGCGGCACGACTGCTTATAAATTCAACCCACAAAG GGTTCTCAAGTTCCAGAGTTCAGCTGCTCTCTCTGAGCCGAACAGCGACTCACGAACTCCGACTGTCACGAAGTGTCCCAGTCAGACCCTTCTCAGAGTCATCTGTGTATTATGCGTCTAAAGACGGAATGAAGGATGGCGATGGGGGAAAG aaatctgTGAGTGAAGGAAGTGGCAAAAGATCTGGCTCGGGCAACTCGGGAAAGGGCGGCAGTCAGCTACGTTGCCCCAAATGTGGAGATCCCTGCACACACGTGGAAACATTTGTTT CCTCAACTAGATTCgtcaaatgtgaaaaatgtcatCACTTTTTCGTGGTGCTCTCCGAAACAGACACTAAGAAGAGTCTGAATAAAGACCCTGAATCAGCTGCTGAAGCTGTAAAGCTGGCCTTCCAACAGAAACCCCCACCACCCCCAAAGAAG ATCTATGCCTATCTCGACAAATATGTTGTGGGTCAGGCCCATGCAAAGAAGGTGCTGTCGGTGGCTGTGTACAACCACTACAAGCGCATTTATAACAACATGCCAGGTGGCACTAGACAGCACCAGGCGGAGGTGGAGAAGCAGGCCTCTCTCACACCCCGAG AGCTAGAGCTAAGACGTCGGGAGGATGAgtacagattcacaa AGCTGCTGCAGATTGCAGGGATCAGCCCCCATGGTAATGCTTTAGGCGCATCCATGCAGCAACAGGTGAACCAGCAGGCCCCTCAGGAAAGAAGAGGAGGTGATGTGCTTGACTCCCCTCACACTGACATCAAGCTGGAGAAGAGCAACATCGTATTGCTAGGCCCCACAGGCTCTG GTAAAACTCTTTTGGCCCAAACTCTGGCCAAGTGCCTGGACGTCCCTTTTGCGATCTGTGACTGCACTACCCTCACGCAGGCTGGCTATGTGGGCGAGGACATTGAGTCGGTCATTGCCAAGCTGCTGCAGGATGCCAACTACGTTATCGAGAAGGCTCAGCAGG gCATTGTTTTCTTGGATGAAGTTGACAAAATTGGCAGTGTGCCTGGGATCCATCAGTTGAGAGACGTGGGTGGAGAAGGTGTGCAGCAG GGATTGCTCAAACTCCTAGAAGGCACTATTGTGAACGTTCCTGAAAAAAACACCAGGAAGCTGAGAGGAGAGACTGTACAAGTTGACACTACGAACATCTTATTCGTAGCGTCTGGTGCTTTCAATGGACTGGATCGTATaatcagcagaagaaaaaatgagaag TACCTGGGCTTCGGAGCACCATCTAGCCTGGGGAAAGGACGGAGGGCAGCAGCTGCAGCCGATGTGGCTCACATGACTGGTGGAGAGGTGGATGCCGTGGCTGAGATCGAAGAGAAGGACCGACTCCTGAAGCATGTTGAGGCTCGTGATCTCATAGAATTCGGAATGATACCCGAGTTTGTGGGTAGACTGCCTGTGGTGGTGCCGCTTCACAGCTTGGACGAGGACACGCTCGTCCGCATCCTGACTGAACCCCGCAACGCTGTGGTGCCCCAGTACCAGGCCCTCTTCGGCATGGACAAG TGTGACCTCTCTGTGACCCCTAACGCTCTGCGGGCTATCTCTAGAATGGCGCTTGAACGGAAGACAGGAGCCCGAGGTCTTCGGTCGATAATG GAGAAGCTGCTACTGGACCCCATGTTTGAAGTCCCTCACTCAGACATTGTAGCCGTGGAAATAAACGAGGATGTGGTAATGGGAAAAACATCGCCTCAGTATGTAAG AGCCCCGACTAAAGAGACACCAGAGGAGGAGTACGACTCAGGAATAGAAGAAGAGAACTGGACCAGGTTGCAGGTTGATGCAGCCAAGAATTAG
- the kbtbd13a gene encoding kelch repeat and BTB domain-containing protein 13 encodes MMEISSCAGSVLEPPKPVCRGQVSENAAVRVKLAGKVFTVDKTLLEDNCEYFRALFQSGMKECQQEEICLQVVSARGFLVALRVINGERPILDSEEIIEAVECAAFLQVKLLLKHLINIINSDNCLLLYHSAATYGLWELFKSAALFICDMYQDLKDDVQCLPKELIDYIESLIPSKYVTIGSHSPTIKLLQDFMRTICYLDEDENDWKVLTHLPINTSTTMAGVTVLDDKIFIVGGVYDLSNKVVDSGFCYDVTSDSWTTFSSPQQLRYNCTLVGHEGYLYALGGEFERSTMSSVEKYNVSTGTWSFAAHLPRPASAVACTTTMGRIFICLWKPKDATEIYEYVIDRDEWSLVTTLIRHQSYGHCMVAHRDNLYVMRNGPCDDFLRCVMDCYNLTSGQWTAMPGQYENSKGALFTAVVRGDSVFTVNRRATVEYAIEDSKWRTKKEMRGFPRIGSMWTFLLRLPKKTKEPLGKEGLTNCQVFTASSRVLPSSSVECYY; translated from the coding sequence ATGATGGAGATAAGCAGCTGTGCTGGCTCAGTGTTAGAACCTCCTAAGCCGGTTTGTCGAGGTCAAGTATCAGAAAATGCAGCAGTCAGGGTGAAACTTGCCGGCAAAGTTTTTACAGTGGACAAAACCCTCTTGGAAGACAACTGCGAATACTTCCGGGCGCTTTTCCAATCAGGGATGAAGGAATGCCAGCAGGAGGAAATTTGCCTTCAGGTAGTGAGCGCTCGTGGATTTCTTGTGGCACTTCGGGTGATTAACGGTGAGAGACCTATCCTTGATAGTGAGGAAATTATCGAAGCTGTTGAGTGTGCTGCCTTCCTTCAGGTGAAGCTTCTTCTAAAACatcttataaatataattaattctgATAACTGTCTCCTTCTTTATCACTCAGCTGCAACTTATGGCTTATGGGAACTGTTCAAAAGTGCAGCTTTGTTTATTTGCGATATGTACCAAGACCTTAAGGACGATGTACAGTGCTTGCCAAAGGAACTTATTGATTACATTGAATCTCTTATTCCTAGTAAATATGTTACTATCGGGAGCCACTCACCCACCATTAAGCTGCTTCAGGACTTTATGCGAACAATTTGTTATCTTGATGAGGATGAGAATGACTGGAAAGTTCTCACTCACCTTCCAATTAACACCAGCACTACCATGGCTGGGGTCACTGTGCTGGATGACAAGATCTTCATTGTTGGGGGTGTGTATGACCTTAGCAATAAAGTTGTAGACTCTGGCTTCTGTTATGATGTAACGTCAGATAGCTGGACTACGTTTTCAAGCCCACAACAACTCCGGTATAACTGTACCCTGGTGGGACATGAAGGCTATCTTTATGCACTTGGTGGAGAGTTTGAAAGATCCACTATGTCATCTGTGGAAAAATATAACGTGTCTACAGGCACATGGAGCTTTGCTGCTCATCTTCCAAGACCTGCTTCAGCTGTAGCTTGCACCACGACCATGGGTAGAATATTTATCTGTCTATGGAAACCAAAAGATGCCACCGAGATCTATGAATATGTGATAGATAGAGATGAGTGGAGTCTAGTCACCACACTTATAAGACACCAAAGTTATGGGCATTGTATGGTGGCACACAGGGACAATTTGTATGTGATGAGGAACGGGCCATGCGATGACTTCTTGAGATGCGTGATGGACTGTTATAACCTGACCTCAGGTCAGTGGACAGCCATGCCAGGACAGTATGAGAACAGCAAAGGTGCTTTATTTACTGCAGTAGTAAGAGGTGATTCTGTGTTTACGGTGAATCGGAGAGCGACGGTGGAGTATGCCATTGAGGACAGCAAATGGAGGACAAAAAAAGAGATGAGAGGTTTTCCAAGAATTGGCTCCATGTGGACGTTTCTCTTGAGACTGCCAAAGAAAACCAAAGAACCTTTGGGAAAGGAAGGTTTGACAAATTGCCAAGTTTTTACTGCGTCTTCTCGCGTACTTCCAAGCTCTTCTGTAGAGTGCTATTATTGA
- the pdcd7 gene encoding programmed cell death protein 7: MDNPQQCRYTGASQHPPVRAPSLAPRSDFAAAPPPESWSAYHQHQTHPVPPGPWQSFPPAPQPPQHGSPHIYPHPAFDPSRPPPGYLHQSTTPTTNLKPGHAEDRFHPPENYHRGHFDRSTSFSNSIASPSPLYQPGFQSNTSTILPHTYSADHHNKLNHPSHAPSDHKIRAQPGEDAWQRTQDEQWIDAFLRKRSGAAPPPPKLSPPNQSISQFREKLYTAVKMLSELSEVCQTLKNNLENESVWTDSYARAAELKSSLEESLKMLKDPDRVDVVKKKLARIKKKRERLRRKKAEREEETREQEARAAEKEAAIDKRLMKKIQEIEEKNRERELKMAADSVLSEVRKKQADAKRMLDILKALEKLRKLRKEAASRKGMFPEKESDEVFEGHLMRLRTLIKKRTAVYGTEEKALRVMLEGEQEEERKRDHEKRQKKERDKLLQRKREINMMLFGAELPLDHPLQPYQEYYTQAESSLPALIQIRRDWDQFLVPVDHPDGSSIPQGWVLPEAPADDVWAFALEK; this comes from the exons ATGGATAACCCGCAGCAATGTCGTTATACTGGAGCTTCACAACATCCACCTGTGCGCGCGCCGAGCCTGGCCCCGAGATCAGACTTTGCCGCGGCACCTCCACCAGAGTCATGGAGTGCTTACCACCAGCACCAGACTCATCCGGTTCCACCCGGTCCCTGGCAATCGTTTCCTCCGGCACCACAGCCGCCCCAGCACGGGTCTCCTCATATTTACCCTCATCCTGCCTTCGACCCCAGCAGACCTCCTCCTGGGTATCTCCATCAATCAACAACACCTACTACAAACTTAAAACCTGGACACGCTGAGGATCGGTTTCATCCCCCTGAGAACTATCACAGAGGACATTTTGATCGGAGTACCAGCTTTTCAAACTCTATTGCTTCACCTTCACCTCTATACCAGCCTGGTTTCCAGTCTAACACCAGCACCATCCTGCCTCACACCTACTCAGCAGACCATCATAACAAACTAAACCATCCATCGCACGCTCCTTCTGATCACAAAATCAGAGCCCAACCTGGCGAAGATGCTTGGCAGCGAACCCAAGACGAACAATGGATCGACGCTTTCTTACGCAAAAGAAGTGGAGCAGCACCTCCTCCTCCCAAGCTCTCTCCTCCCAATCAGTCCATCTCTCAATTCAGAGAGAAATTATACACGGCGGTTAAAATGCTCTCCGAGCTCTCTGAGGTGTGCCAGACCTTAAAAAACAACCTCGAGAATGAAAGCGTGTGGACGGACTCGTACGCGAGAGCGGCGGAGCTGAAGAGCAGCCTGGAAGAGAGTCTGAAGATGCTGAAGGATCCGGACAGAGTGGACGTGGTGAAGAAGAAGTTGGCTCGGATCAAGAAGAAGCGAGAGCGGCTGCGCAGGAAGAAAGCCGAGCGCGAGGAGGAGACGCGAGAACAAGAAGCACGAGCTGCAGAGAAGGAGGCGGCGATAGATAAGCGCCTTATGAAGAAGATACAAGAAATCGAAGAGAAGAACAGG GAGCGAGAACTAAAGATGGCGGCTGACTCCGTGCTCTCTGAAGTCAGAAAGAAGCAAGCTGATGCCAAGAGAATGCTGGACATCCTTAAAGCTCTGGAGAAGCTTCGGAAACTCCGCAAAGAGGCTGCATCCAGAAAAG GCATGTTTCCTGAGAAGGAGAGCGATGAGGTGTTTGAGGGCCACCTTATGCGgctgaggactctgattaagaAACGCACGGCTGTCTACGGGACTGAGGAGAAAGCGCTGAGGGTCATGCTAGAGGGAGAGCAAGAGGAGGAGCGCAAACGTGATCATGAGAAGCGGCAAAAGAAAGAACGAGACAAGCTGCTGCAGAGAAAACGAGAGATAAATATGATGCTATTCGGAG CTGAACTGCCTCTTGATCATCCACTCCAGCCGTACCAAGAGTATTACACTCAGGCAGAGAGCTCTCTTCCTGCCCTCATCCAAATAAG GAGAGACTGGGATCAGTTTCTTGTTCCTGTAGATCACCCTGATGGTTCCAGCATCCCTCAGGGCTGGGTTCTGCCGGAGGCGCCAGCTGATGACGTCTGGGCTTTTGCTCTGGAGAAATGA
- the clpxa gene encoding caseinolytic mitochondrial matrix peptidase chaperone subunit Xa isoform X2 — MSCACTSAARLLINSTHKGFSSSRVQLLSLSRTATHELRLSRSVPVRPFSESSVYYASKDGMKDGDGGKKSVSEGSGKRSGSGNSGKGGSQLRCPKCGDPCTHVETFVSSTRFVKCEKCHHFFVVLSETDTKKSLNKDPESAAEAVKLAFQQKPPPPPKKIYAYLDKYVVGQAHAKKVLSVAVYNHYKRIYNNMPGGTRQHQAEVEKQASLTPRELLQIAGISPHGNALGASMQQQVNQQAPQERRGGDVLDSPHTDIKLEKSNIVLLGPTGSGKTLLAQTLAKCLDVPFAICDCTTLTQAGYVGEDIESVIAKLLQDANYVIEKAQQGIVFLDEVDKIGSVPGIHQLRDVGGEGVQQGLLKLLEGTIVNVPEKNTRKLRGETVQVDTTNILFVASGAFNGLDRIISRRKNEKYLGFGAPSSLGKGRRAAAAADVAHMTGGEVDAVAEIEEKDRLLKHVEARDLIEFGMIPEFVGRLPVVVPLHSLDEDTLVRILTEPRNAVVPQYQALFGMDKCDLSVTPNALRAISRMALERKTGARGLRSIMEKLLLDPMFEVPHSDIVAVEINEDVVMGKTSPQYVRAPTKETPEEEYDSGIEEENWTRLQVDAAKN, encoded by the exons ATGTCCTGTGCATGCACTTCGGCGGCACGACTGCTTATAAATTCAACCCACAAAG GGTTCTCAAGTTCCAGAGTTCAGCTGCTCTCTCTGAGCCGAACAGCGACTCACGAACTCCGACTGTCACGAAGTGTCCCAGTCAGACCCTTCTCAGAGTCATCTGTGTATTATGCGTCTAAAGACGGAATGAAGGATGGCGATGGGGGAAAG aaatctgTGAGTGAAGGAAGTGGCAAAAGATCTGGCTCGGGCAACTCGGGAAAGGGCGGCAGTCAGCTACGTTGCCCCAAATGTGGAGATCCCTGCACACACGTGGAAACATTTGTTT CCTCAACTAGATTCgtcaaatgtgaaaaatgtcatCACTTTTTCGTGGTGCTCTCCGAAACAGACACTAAGAAGAGTCTGAATAAAGACCCTGAATCAGCTGCTGAAGCTGTAAAGCTGGCCTTCCAACAGAAACCCCCACCACCCCCAAAGAAG ATCTATGCCTATCTCGACAAATATGTTGTGGGTCAGGCCCATGCAAAGAAGGTGCTGTCGGTGGCTGTGTACAACCACTACAAGCGCATTTATAACAACATGCCAGGTGGCACTAGACAGCACCAGGCGGAGGTGGAGAAGCAGGCCTCTCTCACACCCCGAG AGCTGCTGCAGATTGCAGGGATCAGCCCCCATGGTAATGCTTTAGGCGCATCCATGCAGCAACAGGTGAACCAGCAGGCCCCTCAGGAAAGAAGAGGAGGTGATGTGCTTGACTCCCCTCACACTGACATCAAGCTGGAGAAGAGCAACATCGTATTGCTAGGCCCCACAGGCTCTG GTAAAACTCTTTTGGCCCAAACTCTGGCCAAGTGCCTGGACGTCCCTTTTGCGATCTGTGACTGCACTACCCTCACGCAGGCTGGCTATGTGGGCGAGGACATTGAGTCGGTCATTGCCAAGCTGCTGCAGGATGCCAACTACGTTATCGAGAAGGCTCAGCAGG gCATTGTTTTCTTGGATGAAGTTGACAAAATTGGCAGTGTGCCTGGGATCCATCAGTTGAGAGACGTGGGTGGAGAAGGTGTGCAGCAG GGATTGCTCAAACTCCTAGAAGGCACTATTGTGAACGTTCCTGAAAAAAACACCAGGAAGCTGAGAGGAGAGACTGTACAAGTTGACACTACGAACATCTTATTCGTAGCGTCTGGTGCTTTCAATGGACTGGATCGTATaatcagcagaagaaaaaatgagaag TACCTGGGCTTCGGAGCACCATCTAGCCTGGGGAAAGGACGGAGGGCAGCAGCTGCAGCCGATGTGGCTCACATGACTGGTGGAGAGGTGGATGCCGTGGCTGAGATCGAAGAGAAGGACCGACTCCTGAAGCATGTTGAGGCTCGTGATCTCATAGAATTCGGAATGATACCCGAGTTTGTGGGTAGACTGCCTGTGGTGGTGCCGCTTCACAGCTTGGACGAGGACACGCTCGTCCGCATCCTGACTGAACCCCGCAACGCTGTGGTGCCCCAGTACCAGGCCCTCTTCGGCATGGACAAG TGTGACCTCTCTGTGACCCCTAACGCTCTGCGGGCTATCTCTAGAATGGCGCTTGAACGGAAGACAGGAGCCCGAGGTCTTCGGTCGATAATG GAGAAGCTGCTACTGGACCCCATGTTTGAAGTCCCTCACTCAGACATTGTAGCCGTGGAAATAAACGAGGATGTGGTAATGGGAAAAACATCGCCTCAGTATGTAAG AGCCCCGACTAAAGAGACACCAGAGGAGGAGTACGACTCAGGAATAGAAGAAGAGAACTGGACCAGGTTGCAGGTTGATGCAGCCAAGAATTAG